The following DNA comes from Candidatus Aegiribacteria sp..
CACTTCAAATCAGGATTCAGCCACCGGAGATGGTATAGCGATGGCTTTCAGAGCCGGTCTTCCGATTCGAAATATGGAATTTTTCCAGTTTCATCCTACATGTCTTTTTCACCCTGATAAGAGGAATTTCCTTATAACGGAAGCTCTCAGGGGTGAGGGTGCTGAATTGCGTAATCTTGAAGGTCATAGATTCATGGAAAACTACGATCCTGATAGGATGGAGCTTGCGCCAAGAGATGTTGTAGCTCGAGCTATTGACTCAGAAATGAAACGACTGGGAAATGATCATGTTCTGCTTGATGCCACTCACCTTGGTCGGGAGAAGCTGGAAGAATCATTTCCTGAAGTAACTGAAGGCGTCACTTCGGTCGGTATTACTCCATGGCTGGAACCAATACCTGTAGTTCCGGCAGCACACTACTGTGTTGGTGGAATAGACGCATCAACTGATGGCAGCACCGCTATGAACGGTCTGAGAGCTATTGGAGAGGTTTCATGCACCGGTTTTCACGGTGCAAATCGTCTTGGCAGCAACAGTCTGCTTGAGGCGGGTGTTATGGGATTAAAAGCCGCGGACACTATCCCTGAAACAGTATTGAAACCGGACAGATTCTCTGCCAGAGACTGGGCTTACGGACGCGCTGAACCATTAAAGGAGAATGTACTCGTCGATTATGCGTGGGCTGCTTTAAGAAATGTCATGTGGGATTATGTAAGCATAGTCAGGTCGGACAGGAAGCTTCACAGAGCCCTGAGGATAATTGATGTTCTGGCAGAAGAGATAGAAGAGGATTACTGGTCTCTTCTCCCAACTGTGGAACTTCTTGAGTTAAGGAACATCTGTACGGTCAGCAGGACGATAGTCAGATCGGCATTGAGAAGGAGGGAAAGCCGGGGTCTTCATTACACTCTTGACTGTCCCGGGATGAATCAGCCGGCAATAGACACCATTCTTAAGATACAGCTATGAATAATCACCGTATTGTATTCTTATTGCTTATTGTATTTATTCTGGCGGGTTGCAGGACTATTCCGGTGTACCGTGGTGATGGAGTTCATTGTACAGGCGGCTCCTGGGCTGAAATATCATCCACCGGCAGTGGTCCAAGATCATCAATAGATAATGACATG
Coding sequences within:
- the nadB gene encoding L-aspartate oxidase, whose protein sequence is MTGTIRTDVLILGAGMAGLTCALALPEELDILLASKVPIPTGSTYLAQGGLAAAVSKDDSFQLHLRDTILAGGGLVNEDVAFDIIKSGPRLVEQLSQWGAVLEGAGGSGKGGIEGGHSIRRVLHHKDRTGRLISEVLCDRCKERKNITILQPAFAVNLLTASREMTGLVENAADRCLGAHILHGGRISTVLAGETIIATGGAGKVYRYTSNQDSATGDGIAMAFRAGLPIRNMEFFQFHPTCLFHPDKRNFLITEALRGEGAELRNLEGHRFMENYDPDRMELAPRDVVARAIDSEMKRLGNDHVLLDATHLGREKLEESFPEVTEGVTSVGITPWLEPIPVVPAAHYCVGGIDASTDGSTAMNGLRAIGEVSCTGFHGANRLGSNSLLEAGVMGLKAADTIPETVLKPDRFSARDWAYGRAEPLKENVLVDYAWAALRNVMWDYVSIVRSDRKLHRALRIIDVLAEEIEEDYWSLLPTVELLELRNICTVSRTIVRSALRRRESRGLHYTLDCPGMNQPAIDTILKIQL